ATAGTAAAACCTTTTCGTCAGCGCATTATAGAAGTTTGCATTAAGATTTGTCTATGAATGAAAGTTGACTCAactaattatgtggatatatgatATTTACTGATATGGGAAGTATGGAGATAAAGTAAGAATAGAAGAAAGAATGAAATTATACATTGaaaatatttttaatttttacattCAATTTAAAAGACTAGGTCTTTGCTCAGCTTCCTAACAAAATTAATATTTCTGCCTTTGCCTCTATAGCCCGCTCACATTTGGTGGACAGCCCACCGACTTACAATGCTGATTATGGCTACAAGAGCTGGGAGGCCTACTCCAACCTGTCTTACTACACACGGACACTCCCCCCATTGCCAAAGGACTGCCCTACACCTATGGGAACCGCAGGTAATGAGTTCCCGCCTAACCAGTCTTTTGGGATTCCTTACAGTTTACCTGAGATTATGGAAAACTTAAAAATTCCCCTCCGATGGGTTACTCAATCATTCCCACCAGTCGAAAGTCACAGACTTCCCAAGAGTCCAAAAGGAGATGGAACAATAACGCAGTCATATGAACATTATTTTAACTGTCTTTATTAACCAAATACATTATGTTCCCAACATCTTTTTTTTTGTGTCTCTTGATAGGAAGAGCAGTGCTCCCGGATGTCAAGCTCGTGGTGGAGAAGGTTTTGTTGAGGAAGCGGTTCATTCCGGATCCTCAGGGTTCCAATCTCATGTTCGCCTTCTTCGCCCAGCACTTCACCCACCAGTTCTTCAAATCAGACTTCATGAAAGGACCAGCTTTCACCAAAGCCTTGGGCCATGGCGTAAGTCTAATTTACAATACATGACAAATAGTGGGCCtgtcatgtgaaaatatttttccATTTTGTTTCATGGTTGACTTTAACTTAGGCTTAGAGGGTATGTTTGGACTCACTTTCTACCTCTGTGTTTCAGGTGGACTTAAACCATGTGTACGGAGACACTCTGGAGAGACAGCACAAGCTGAGGCTGTTCAAGGATGGCAAACTGAAGTATCGGGTTTTGAACGGCGAGGTCTACCCCCCATTGGTAAGGGAGGTTGGGGCCGAGATGCACTACCCACCCCAAGTGCACGAGGAGCACCGCTTCGCTGTGGGCCACGAGCATTTTGGCTTGGTCCCCGGGCTCATGATGTATGCCACCATCTGGCTGCGCGAGCACAACCGTGTCTGTGACGTCCTGAGGCAGGAGCATCCCGAATGGGACGACGAACGCATCTTCCAGACCACACGCCTTATCCTAATTGGTGAGTCACCGGTACCAAAAGTGGACACGCATACTGTACCTACTGGTCATAAACGCTTCAGGTCCTTATAATGGGAATCGTATATGATCAAAGTATGGCGATATTCAAGTATGTTCTAGAAACTGTACAATGCATACAGATGAAAACAGCTCTGTATAAAACAGATCAAAACTCTATATTTGGGTGTCAGGTGTTTATTGAGAAATGTCTCACCAACCTCAAGGAGAGTCGTCATGCATTCTCTTACTCCCGCCCTCCCTTCTTTCCTGGCTCGCAGGCGAGACCATTAAGATCGTGATTGAGGACTATGTCCAGCACCTGAGTGGCTACAACTTCCAGCTCAAGTTCGACCCGGAGCTCCTCTTCAACCAGCGTTTCCAGTACCAGAACCGTATCGCAGCTGAGTTCAATACCCTGTACCACTGGCACCCGCTGATGCCTGAAACCTTCAGCATTGAGGACCGTGCCTACACCTACCCCCAGTTTGTCTTCAACAACTCCCTGGTCACAGAGCACGGCATCAACAACCTGGTGGAGTCCTTCACCAAGCAGATCGCTGGAAGGGTGAGTTGTCTGGTGGGGTGGACACCGTGGGGTCCAATGAGGAATAGCGGAAATGAGTGGACACTAAGATCCTAACAGCAATAGTCTTTCATTGGGGCCTAAGTGACAATTCTTATATCAACTTTATATGCTAAATAATGAATAAATGAGTGGAGCTGTATAAGGGCACTGGAGTTTGGTAGGTGTTCACTTCATAGGGCAACAACACCTATATCTAATGCTGGAAATATATTAACGAGAATGACAACAGACACCATACCCCAACAAGATATTTTTACATAGAAAAAAAGGTGTCAAAAGTTGATATTGACCGAGGATCTTGATTCCCTTTGGTTCCCAGGTGGCTGGTGGACGGAACCTGCCTCCTGCACTAGTGGGTGTGGCAGCTAAGGCCCTGGAGCACAGCAGAGACATGCGTTACCAGTCCCTCAACGCCTACAGGAAACGCTTCAACATGAGGGCCTACACCTCCTTTGAGGACCTCACAGGTGAGAACTAAAATTGTACACACCCTATTATGATATGTGTATATCCTCAATCTAATAGTTACTTAGTTACTAGGTGAAAGGTAACATTTAGTAAGCACAGGTCCATGGCAACTGAAGTAGTCCCTGGATAAAGTGACAGGATTGGTTCAGTTCTTTTGTTATTGGAATGGTTACCACCTTCATGACAGCTGCTGATAGAGAGTGGGCAGGGAATGAGTGGGCAGGGAGGGAGTGATCCAAGTGTATGGTGTCTGTACTTGTGTCATTGAGTTCCCATAAAGACCAAAACACAGACTTGTCATAGCATGCACCTTGTTTGTCaacttattttttgggggggaggtgAGGATGTATTGCATGCCTTTCTTTTGCTGCATTGTGGTATAGACATTTGTGAGTAGCAGGCTAGAGTTATTAACCCTTTGTTTGTTGTTCTGTTGGTGttgcaggagagacagagctgGCTGCGGAACTAGAGAGTCTATATGGGGATGTAGATGCTGTGGAGCTGTACCCAGGCCTTCTGGTGGAGCGCCCCAGACCTAACGCTGTTTTCGGGGAGACTATGGTCGAGATGGGTGCACCCTACTCCCTGAAAGGTCTCCTGGGAAACCCCATTTGCTCGCCGGAATACTGGATGCCCAGCACGTTCGGCGGGAGTGTGGGCTTTGACATCGTCAACACTGCTTCATTGGAG
This DNA window, taken from Oncorhynchus tshawytscha isolate Ot180627B linkage group LG10, Otsh_v2.0, whole genome shotgun sequence, encodes the following:
- the LOC112260348 gene encoding prostaglandin G/H synthase 2, whose amino-acid sequence is MNKVICIILLLTVGLYFCEGVDPCCAQPCENRGLCNSKGFDNYECDCTRTGYYGKNCTTPEFLTWIKISLKPAPNTIHYILTHYKGLWNVINKITFVRNAIMSYVLTSRSHLVDSPPTYNADYGYKSWEAYSNLSYYTRTLPPLPKDCPTPMGTAGRAVLPDVKLVVEKVLLRKRFIPDPQGSNLMFAFFAQHFTHQFFKSDFMKGPAFTKALGHGVDLNHVYGDTLERQHKLRLFKDGKLKYRVLNGEVYPPLVREVGAEMHYPPQVHEEHRFAVGHEHFGLVPGLMMYATIWLREHNRVCDVLRQEHPEWDDERIFQTTRLILIGETIKIVIEDYVQHLSGYNFQLKFDPELLFNQRFQYQNRIAAEFNTLYHWHPLMPETFSIEDRAYTYPQFVFNNSLVTEHGINNLVESFTKQIAGRVAGGRNLPPALVGVAAKALEHSRDMRYQSLNAYRKRFNMRAYTSFEDLTGETELAAELESLYGDVDAVELYPGLLVERPRPNAVFGETMVEMGAPYSLKGLLGNPICSPEYWMPSTFGGSVGFDIVNTASLERLVCSNVKGSCPMVSFQVPDFLRAFESASVNTSEAHLSDMNPGVLFKERTSEL